The DNA sequence CAGGGATCCCTAGCACTTGCTAGAGTTAAAACAGTTTATGTTACAAACAAACAGAGATCAAACGTTCTTCCAAGCCCCCGCAGATTTGGCAAACTCTTCCAGTAAGATCTTTGTCCCTGAAGTTGGTGATGGTGGTTGTGGAAAAAATTCAGAATCATCCAAATCCTGGGAATGAATGGGTATATCCTGTAACAACATAAACTGCGTTAGCATTCGCTCTTGACATGCAGAGCAACGGCGTTTTTTCTAGTAAACGTTTGCAGGACAAAACCTGGTATGTATACTTTTTTATGTGCACATAGAGGCCCTGGTGATTTAGTTAATCATTATGCTTTAACCCGAAAAACAATAATTCAAATAAATCGGAAGGATAGGGTCCAGTTGGCAGTGATAGCCCCTTACCTGCGTCTGTATTTGCTGATGTGGTTGCGGATCTTGGGCAATTGTGTACGCTTGCGGTTGGGACATTCTATAGTAGGGCTCTTTGAGATCAAGTTTACAAGAAGATTGCTGAATTATTCCTCCTTGCTCGGCACCAGGGCCCCACATTTTAGCTGAAGAGTGAAACCATAAACTCGTTAGAAAACTGGAAAAAAGAAATCCGAAGCCAAAGCAAGTGTTATATTAGACATTGACCTGCCAATGTGAGATACATTGTGTAACTTTGAGCATTGTGGGCAACCATGTGGAGTCGGCCAGTGATTTCTTGTCCTGCCATCACATAAATTGGCTGAGCGAGAACGCAACGTAATTGGTACCAATGGGTGGTTGGTGCACCAGGCGCGGTGGTAAGCCACCTTTGTACGGTACTGTAAGTAAGCAATGTTAAAGCAGTTATGAGACCAACAAATCTGTAGTTGTAAATGAAATGCAGAAGATTATATTGATTCCACAAGATCATTGATTCATTACCTCCCATCAAACAAGACATCGAACCAGCATGCTAACCCATGCACTCTAGTGCCTACTGCAGCTGTAAACCGTAGCGGTATATCAATTTCATACAAGTCCTCTTCGCTTATTTTGGTAAAGTCAATCACATGAGACATTGAAGGAGCCACCAGTAATCTTGGATCAAAAGCATCTACCACTGGCTGTACCAGAATAAAACAGAATAATTCAGCACATCACCAAATCAGAGCAACCAAAACAACCACCAATCAAACATTTTGTAGACATAATCTTAAAACATTGAAGTGCTAAACGGCCACCCAACAAGGCAACTCAGCCATATCAGTCTAAGGGAATTGGAAAAGCCTTGGTCATACAAATACCGATGTGCCATATGTCCATTGGATTCATAAACCCGTCGCTCCAAGGCCTAAGCAAATCCATACATTATACCAATCAACTAAAAAGGAACAAGGTACTTTAATTGTGATGGCATAGGGTTGTAGCTACCCCTTATTTCACAAGATCATGGACAGTGAAGAGCGTGCCAAGAGTTTAACCGGATAAGAAAGAATGGGAAATGCAGAGAGTTTAACATGTCAAGTTTAACATGTGAAGAGCATGCCAAGAGTTTAACACGTTAAGTTTGACTTGGTTTGTCCTCTAAGGGTTTGGTTAAACAAACCGGACAAGAACTGGGATCGGGTTATTTTACCCCAATCTAAGTTGGGCCAAACTAGGTGCTATTTAAGAACTGGATTAATTACCATTACACCTTCACTAACAGGGCTCATTTTAAGCCATTTAAAAGGTGGGCCATAAATAAGCCCAATCCAAAACAAGCCAAGCCTATCCAGACCAGTCCCTACAATTGGTCCAAAACAAGCCTATCGCAAGCAACAAATGCCCCCCTAAGGGTTCAATTTGTTTTCTctcagaaaagaataaaaaaaaacaaaagcaatgtTCATTTCAAAATCCTCTTTTCTTCAAAAGCCTAATTTCGTGGAATAGGAGATAGGAAGATACCAGGAAATCCTACAACAAAATTTTGATATAAATTTCGAAAGTAAATCTAAAAAAAGGATAAACTTCTATTACTCGAGACCTTATTTACCCTAGACATGTGAATCACGGTTGCAAAACCAGATCAATATCTCAATGTGCGCACATAATATCTGTTGCAGACAATACGCTTTCGTCAACCAATAAATGAATGCAATATTTTTTAGGAATCTATAAGAAATATTAGACCTGTGAAAAATATCCCTGGAATGCAGATCCATACAATGGTTGCAAATCAACAccataataatttggttgctGCCAGAAGAGGGCCTGTATACATGCAAAACAAGAACATTAATATACATCAAACAAGGGAGGAAAGTGAGTGTGCTATACGTTCATAACACCGATCTAATATTCTTTTAGACCAGCTGCACTATACATGGCTCGTAGGTTACATGTTAATGGTTATCCATGCATAATGTCATTCCTTGTATAAATTAACGGAAAATGATGACGACATACGCACCTTATTTGCAATTTCAACAAACAAATATTCATCACTGAAAGGTGCCATGTGAATCCTGCAGGAGTAATCAACTTGAATTTatgagaaaaacaaaaggaaaagataTAAATGAAAGAATCTCATATTGCATCACCAAACCCAAGAGAAAAATAACATGATCAGGCAACATGTAGGTATATAGAATATTTTGTCATGAATAGTGACTAAAGCACTGCAAGAATTTAGTCCTGATCTGAACTGATAAAATTTTTATTGCTGGGAACAGATCTATTgtctaagaaaataaaaaggcgaaagctgatttttttttttttttccggatAAACTAAAGTTGATATTTTGATGTAGGCACCAATCAATTTCACTGCTTCATGGTGGAATTAGAGTTCAGTATGTAAGCTGTAAAAAATATAGGTTTTTACCTTCCCAATGTGGGGAACATTTTTCCATTTGGCTGAAGAAACCGATCCCTTGCAATCACATAGGTTTCCAGcattctttcattaattaacaAGGTGCCTAAAGCCATGACAGACAAAATGTTATATTAGGTATAGTATCATTAGAGCAGATGTTGCCAAAAATAGAACAAAAGCAGAGGTAGAAAAATATGAGTTTAACATCAACAAGAGCAGGACAACATGCTCGTGAATgtctaaagaaaatatataaaggCTTACCCATTGGCTCCGAGATAAGGATATCTGCTTTCTCAGGCAATTCAACCTCCTCGACTTTACCTTTGATTAcctatatgtagatgacatatggCCCCATTAGAAGACAGGAATAATAAGTAAAGAGGACAGGAAAGTTAAAAATGACATCAAAAGTCTCACAGTTATCCTTTGACCCAGTAATGGGTTCCCTGCAATTAGCTTGCGTGCATATTCTGCCATTTCAGATGCTTCCACAGCATAAACATGTTTAGCACCAGCCTATATGGGGCAGAAAATAAATAGAAGACTGTTAATGAGGAGAAAATACGTATGCCAGAACAAAAAGCGAACGATTTCTATAAATATCCAGTTAATCAAAGAGCAGAGTGTACCTGAGCAGCAAATAATGACAAAATACCACTACCAGCACCAACATCAACAACCACACGACCATTAAAATCCACACGATTTTCTATGACTGCAGCATAATAGGTTCCTGAAGAAAGATAAATAGGACATCACAAACATATTCAACATCAGCCCATATCACTTTTTACTGCAAACTAACAAATTTGGTATAAATTTACAGTGTTGATTTTAAAGCTCAAGAGAACTTCGATGATCCAAATTCAAATAACCATGAAGTTGAAAATGATCAAGAGAGTATATCTAGTGAACGAACCTGTCCTCACATAATCTTGTAACATGTTCTGTTGATGCAGCAATTGTCCATAGTAATGGAAATACATTTTAGCAGAAGATGGCTCTATTTTGTCGTCAAACTTGCTTTTGGTAGATGATAGTTCTccatttggtaatttttgtcCTGCAAGAGTAAACAAAAGCAGAGTAATTGACAAGCATGCAACGCTGCACGACAAGGAGCAAGACAGTCAAAGTATACGAGTATTTGTATGGAAGGACTCATAAGACAAACTTAAATCATGCCACAACAGTATAGCTATGTTCTAGATGTGCAACGATATTCATTTCGTACTTCTTCGGTCAGTTAATccataaacaaaagaaatagtTAAAATAGTCGTAAGTAAACTTCTGGAACAGCACCTTGATCAACAAGGTCCTTCTTCCATTGCTCAAATGCATGATGGAAGGCTCCACTGTCCACCTCATTATTAAAATGAATAGTGACTCCCCTTGAATACGATTTCTGGTTCAAGAAAAGCAATGTTAACGGAAACAAACATCTGACAGAAATTTAATGAACCGTATAACAATTTTGCACATAAAAGTACAACCAACGTACAATGTTGCACAGAAAAGTACAATCAACGTACAATGTTGCACAAAAAAGTACAATCAACGTGAAAATCCGCTATGATACATATTTGGCACCGTGAAAGTTTGCAAAGTAAAATAATCAAAATGCAAACGCGTAAAGATGAATTATTTCGATTACCTCTTTGTCGGTATCAGAACCTTCCGTTATGCAAACTGACTGCACCGGACCTAACTTGAATAGCTGCAGACGGAAAAACACATACCAAAATCAAACAACAGACCGAGTTACAACATTGTATCAAATATTCTACTACGGAGAAAAATCAGCATACTCATATATCTATGTATGATTAAATCTTCAAAGCAGTAAGCACACACCACGTACAGAGTAAACTGTGACtagattttctttttcatgtgaTTTTATTTTCCTTCACTTTCTCGGCATCCAAACAAAActtaatacttttttttttatgagattttatcTTCCTTCACTTCTcggcaaccaaaaaaaaaacttaatactTCTTAACTTAGAAAGCTAAACTAAAACAGCATActccaaatcaaaaccaaacctTAGCAGTTAGGAGATCGACATTGAGACGAGCAACGGACTCGGCCTCCTGCTGAAACCGAAGCTCTGCAACTCCGTCTTCGGCGCTGAACCGAGCCAGCGCCGGCGCAAGAGTAGAAGAAGACGACGACGAAGCGAGCTCGGAGGCGGATGCCAAAGCAAACACCTGCTGCTTCTTCGCCGTTTCTGCTACAGAGCCCTCCATTATCGCCTTCTCCAAGCTCAATCGGAATATTAATTAAActaaataatttaaattaaaaaaaaagaaaaaaaaaaggaaaaaaagaaggggCAGCGACTGGTTATTCGAAGACAGTGGAGGAAGAGTGAGAAAATTAGGGTttactagagagagaaagtgaaggGAGGAAGGGATTGGAGAATTTGGAGAGCCGCCAGAGCaaaaaaggaggaggagaaagatAAAGAGCTGTTGGGCTTTTATAGTGAGAGAGCGAGATTTGAGGAGAGTCGAGCTTTGAGAGGGAGAGCTCACACACACTATTGACTCTTCAGTGAAAGGTTCCAACGGGGAACACGTCCTGACGTCTTCGTTGTGCTGGTGATGACGTGGGGTGTTTGAGAGGTTTGGATTCGGTTGTCGACCCAAGGGATGTCCGTGGGCTGGACCCACCGCCACTAAAACAATACATTGTATCGGGCCGGGTCGGGAATGATAGCCCAAAAACTTTGAATAAGTAAAGTTAAGCACGTAAATTTAAAGCAATTGGTGTTTTGAAAAAGGGAGATTCTCTATTTGGTAAATTTTGTTTGTGTCACTGTTAAAATTGTTACGAACTTGTTGCAAATTAGGGTAATTGGTGTTTTGAATAAGGGAGATTCTTTACTTGATAAATTTTGTTCGTAACTGTAAAGCCGCAACATGGTGTTACCAGTTCATTTAAGAACGAATATGCATATTTTATGCGTGTAATACATTATCAAACACCAAAAACTGAAACTCAACTCCCTACCTCTCTACATCAAAAGACACAACCAAACCTACAATACAGAAGATGGCTTCTGTGCCTAATCCATATTAGTGTGCCATTGACTTGAATTGCTATCACAATAACGTTCATGTTGCATAGAAATTCTCACTATAACGGTGTACGTTTGTTTGCATTATACTCTTTTAAGTGTAAATTTGCCTGTCACTCACTTATAACATGTGAATTATTAGATTTAGGACACTGCATTTATGAAGTATTAAAATTGCTAAACAAACACTACTTCGTTCACATAATCTCTATATAGATGCATTCCTCCCAAAAATACACGAATCAATCCGATACCAAAAGTTCAAAGTTTAATATTCCTTCTAacacaaaataattaacaaaaacCATCAAAAGTGAATTACAAATTAACTGTGTTATTAACTTAATCccaacaaatattaaaaaaaaacaaaaattaagcaaaaaaaaaaaaaaaaaacatcaggaagatgatgatgatggctTGATAGCTTTGAAAGCAGGGTGCAGCAATCCAAGCTTATCCTTCACCTCCAGGGGATTACTACTCTCATTCCTCACCCTCTTCACTCTCCTACTCCCCAGCGACTTATGCTCGAACCCGTACATCTGCAGCACCTGATTATCCCCAAAATTATATGCCCGGTCCATCTGCTTCAAGCACCGCTCCACCGGGTAATCCCCGAACTTCCCGCACGGCTTGCACCCGACGAAATGCGTCACCAGCGGCCACCGGTGGTCGCCCAGCCCCGGGTGGTGGTTCTCAATCATCTCCTCGTATTTGTCCACCAGAATCCCCCAATAACCGTGGAGATAATACCCGTTTTCCAAATACACCTTCTTCCCCCAAGTGTCCCTCCCTTTCGCTAATATATAAACCATGGCGGACTGATCGTCGGCCTCGAAAACGGGTCGGCCTTTGAGCTCCCGGGTTAGGACCTTACCCGCCTCGTCCCGGATCTTCCCCTTCGGACCCATCGGCGCCCAGACGTCCAGAATGTCGAGCGACCACTGGCAATTTCTGAGCAGGAACGACCCGGTGTTCAACCCGATCCAGTTCTTGTCATCGTACACCATCTCGTTCCATCCGTGCATAACGAAATTGTGATCCTTGTATCGCTCCCAGGGGACCTCGAACGCCATGTCGGTGAACATGGCGTCGGAATCCATCCACCAGAGGAACTCCACCTCCGGGTGGGACAGGAGGAGCTTCCGGATCAGTGGCAGCTTGGCCCAAAACCCGGCCATTTCCGCGTCCAGAAGGGCAAAATTGTAAAATACCTCGATCCCGTGGAGGCGGCAGTAGTCGATTTTGTTCTTGATCGATTTCAATAGGTAGTGGTCGCCGACCGGGTTTTCGCACGGTTTGGGCGACGACCCGGTTACGAGCAGGACCCGGGGCTTATTGGGTCCGACAAAATTGGGGAAACCCGGGTTTTTCTTCAGCCAATCGGACCTCTGCTCGTCCCAGTCCGATATTTTGGGGCCGAGACTGTAGGGCTGGTTCGGGTCCCGCTTCTCGTCGTCAGTTGCCGGTTCGTCTTTGAGGATTTTGGATATGTCGAACTCGGCATAGTTGTTGGACTGGCCGGCCGGGTCGGCGTCTTTTTGGTTGGTTTCGGGGGTGGCTTCCTCGAGCACTCGGTGGGGCTCCACGCGCCGGTTGTGAGTGTAGAAGCGTTCGCGGATATCGTTGAAGTCCTGCTCTGGCGTTCCGAACTTCCCGGCGCCGATTGTGCCGCGCAGGACGACGACGGTTAAGAACAAGCACAGAAAAGTCACCGTTCCGTGCCGTAGCGCCCTCTGGATCTGACGGGCCCGGCGAGGCCCTAAGAACCGGTCCAGCATTCTGACTCGCCCAAGTTGAACTGGAAGGTCGATCGGGAGAAACTGGAGCTTTTGAGGCTGCCCGATTTCAGCCCGCAGGATTTTGTAATTTTGAAGGAGGTTAGGGTTGTAAATATGGGGGAAATGGTGGGCGTTTAGAGGGGTGAgcttttaaagaagtgactagtGAGAACGACAAACGTCGG is a window from the Malus domestica chromosome 16, GDT2T_hap1 genome containing:
- the LOC103403760 gene encoding probable histone-arginine methyltransferase 1.4 → MEGSVAETAKKQQVFALASASELASSSSSSTLAPALARFSAEDGVAELRFQQEAESVARLNVDLLTAKLFKLGPVQSVCITEGSDTDKEKSYSRGVTIHFNNEVDSGAFHHAFEQWKKDLVDQGQKLPNGELSSTKSKFDDKIEPSSAKMYFHYYGQLLHQQNMLQDYVRTGTYYAAVIENRVDFNGRVVVDVGAGSGILSLFAAQAGAKHVYAVEASEMAEYARKLIAGNPLLGQRITVIKGKVEEVELPEKADILISEPMGTLLINERMLETYVIARDRFLQPNGKMFPTLGRIHMAPFSDEYLFVEIANKALFWQQPNYYGVDLQPLYGSAFQGYFSQPVVDAFDPRLLVAPSMSHVIDFTKISEEDLYEIDIPLRFTAAVGTRVHGLACWFDVLFDGSTVQRWLTTAPGAPTTHWYQLRCVLAQPIYVMAGQEITGRLHMVAHNAQSYTMYLTLAAKMWGPGAEQGGIIQQSSCKLDLKEPYYRMSQPQAYTIAQDPQPHQQIQTQDIPIHSQDLDDSEFFPQPPSPTSGTKILLEEFAKSAGAWKNV
- the CAMTA1 gene encoding calmodulin binding transcription activator 1 — encoded protein: MLDRFLGPRRARQIQRALRHGTVTFLCLFLTVVVLRGTIGAGKFGTPEQDFNDIRERFYTHNRRVEPHRVLEEATPETNQKDADPAGQSNNYAEFDISKILKDEPATDDEKRDPNQPYSLGPKISDWDEQRSDWLKKNPGFPNFVGPNKPRVLLVTGSSPKPCENPVGDHYLLKSIKNKIDYCRLHGIEVFYNFALLDAEMAGFWAKLPLIRKLLLSHPEVEFLWWMDSDAMFTDMAFEVPWERYKDHNFVMHGWNEMVYDDKNWIGLNTGSFLLRNCQWSLDILDVWAPMGPKGKIRDEAGKVLTRELKGRPVFEADDQSAMVYILAKGRDTWGKKVYLENGYYLHGYWGILVDKYEEMIENHHPGLGDHRWPLVTHFVGCKPCGKFGDYPVERCLKQMDRAYNFGDNQVLQMYGFEHKSLGSRRVKRVRNESSNPLEVKDKLGLLHPAFKAIKPSSSSS